One Candidatus Bathyarchaeota archaeon genomic window carries:
- a CDS encoding terminase family protein encodes MSISQFKRDIKKIKQTVASKQKFTVSPDPLVFCKDTLGFTPTTYQTELINQFQTNQFIAARWARQTGKSHTISALLLHYALTHPDTNIGIVGPSWRQTKLIIKHINNFLSKIPKTQYKKPQKTTVTLTNGSNIEAYPNNPETIRGPKLHIVYADEFNFIPNDEELYDAMLFTLGTTNGKFIATSTPWHTDSIFYKIFHNPTYQDYAKTHVTYQQALEPNGPLKQQILNRIKRQLEGGPSRWQREMQAEWSENQNVWLTQALITQCIEHTLDYINFETTVRGTFYAGLDLGKHQDPSVLAIVKADQQQLSLVHLHKFPLETPYASVIGYVKTISDRWQTIRKTLVDQTGVGEYITEDMKNTGLHNTEGVTFTPETKQEMAQHLKQAMTEKRLQIPYDSQLIAELNLETYELTKDGKIRLNHPLGTHDDRFWALALATYAARTPPTPKLWIVNKTFRAKNTLRGLRQRLQTHKTGGETR; translated from the coding sequence GTGAGTATCTCGCAGTTCAAGCGGGATATTAAAAAAATAAAGCAAACAGTCGCCTCAAAACAAAAATTCACTGTTTCGCCTGACCCGCTAGTTTTCTGCAAAGACACCTTAGGCTTCACACCAACAACATACCAAACAGAACTCATAAACCAGTTCCAAACAAACCAGTTCATAGCCGCAAGGTGGGCACGCCAAACAGGAAAAAGCCACACCATAAGCGCACTTCTGCTCCATTATGCGCTAACACATCCCGACACAAACATCGGCATAGTTGGTCCAAGCTGGAGACAAACAAAACTAATCATAAAACACATCAACAACTTCCTATCAAAAATCCCAAAAACTCAATACAAAAAACCCCAAAAAACAACTGTAACACTCACCAACGGCAGCAACATCGAAGCCTACCCAAACAACCCCGAAACCATCAGAGGACCAAAACTCCACATCGTATACGCAGACGAATTCAACTTCATACCAAACGATGAAGAACTCTACGACGCCATGCTCTTCACACTGGGCACAACAAACGGCAAATTCATCGCTACAAGCACACCATGGCACACCGATAGCATCTTCTACAAAATCTTCCACAACCCAACCTACCAAGACTACGCAAAAACACACGTAACATACCAACAAGCACTAGAACCAAACGGACCACTAAAACAACAAATCCTAAACCGCATAAAACGCCAACTCGAAGGCGGCCCCAGCCGATGGCAACGCGAAATGCAAGCAGAATGGTCAGAAAACCAAAACGTCTGGCTAACCCAAGCCCTAATCACCCAATGCATCGAACACACCCTCGACTACATCAACTTTGAAACAACAGTCAGAGGCACTTTTTACGCTGGATTAGATTTAGGTAAACACCAAGACCCAAGCGTGCTAGCCATCGTAAAGGCAGACCAGCAACAACTAAGCCTCGTCCACCTCCACAAGTTCCCACTAGAAACACCCTACGCAAGCGTCATCGGCTACGTCAAAACCATCAGCGATAGATGGCAAACCATCAGAAAAACACTAGTCGACCAAACAGGCGTAGGAGAATACATCACCGAAGACATGAAAAACACAGGACTCCACAACACAGAAGGCGTAACTTTCACACCAGAAACCAAACAGGAAATGGCACAACACCTAAAACAAGCCATGACCGAAAAACGCCTCCAAATCCCCTACGACAGCCAACTCATAGCAGAACTAAACCTAGAAACCTACGAACTAACCAAAGACGGCAAAATCCGCCTTAACCACCCACTGGGAACACATGACGACCGCTTCTGGGCACTCGCCCTAGCAACTTACGCCGCAAGAACACCGCCCACACCAAAACTCTGGATAGTAAACAAAACCTTCAGAGCAAAAAACACCCTGCGCGGTCTGCGGCAACGACTACAAACCCACAAAACAGGAGGTGAAACAAGATGA
- the trpA gene encoding tryptophan synthase subunit alpha, translating into MNAIAKAFHKAKNRGNGLLIGYITAGDPTPQQTPRIADALLRGGVDILELGLPFSDPIADGPTIQAASLRALNAGTTPMKVLEIAKKIKSGHDAPVVVMTYYNPVFRIGLDKFLGVAREHRVDGFIVPDLPVEEADEYKKTAKAHGLDTIFLATPSTSNERLTKIVNASSGFLYLVSHYGVTGAKTTVEESTVELIKRVAPFTAGKIPLAVGFGISKPEHVKTVIAAGADAAIVGSAFIKIIQKNSKTMLSELEAVARTLKVASEKL; encoded by the coding sequence ATGAATGCGATAGCAAAAGCATTCCACAAAGCGAAAAATCGCGGGAACGGTTTGCTTATTGGCTACATTACTGCTGGTGACCCAACGCCACAGCAAACGCCGCGGATCGCTGATGCGCTCCTTCGTGGGGGAGTGGATATTTTGGAGTTGGGGTTGCCGTTTTCTGACCCGATTGCGGATGGGCCGACGATTCAGGCTGCGAGTTTGCGTGCTCTAAATGCGGGAACCACGCCGATGAAGGTTTTGGAAATTGCTAAAAAAATCAAGAGCGGGCATGATGCGCCTGTGGTTGTGATGACGTATTATAATCCTGTGTTTCGGATTGGGTTGGACAAGTTTTTGGGTGTTGCAAGGGAGCATAGGGTTGATGGGTTTATTGTGCCTGATTTGCCTGTGGAAGAAGCCGATGAATACAAGAAAACCGCGAAAGCGCATGGGTTGGATACGATTTTTTTGGCTACGCCGTCCACGAGCAACGAGCGCTTAACTAAGATTGTTAACGCTTCATCGGGCTTTCTGTATTTGGTTTCGCATTACGGCGTTACGGGCGCTAAAACAACTGTTGAGGAGTCTACGGTTGAGCTGATTAAGCGTGTTGCGCCTTTTACGGCGGGGAAGATTCCGTTGGCGGTTGGGTTTGGCATCTCCAAGCCTGAGCATGTGAAAACTGTGATTGCGGCAGGTGCGGATGCAGCCATCGTGGGGAGTGCGTTCATTAAAATTATTCAGAAAAACAGTAAAACTATGCTAAGCGAGTTGGAAGCAGTTGCTCGAACCTTAAAGGTTGCTTCTGAAAAGTTGTAG
- the trpB gene encoding tryptophan synthase subunit beta, producing MKLSNYPVDGKYGKYGGRFVPEILMEAINELEEAYINAKKDPEFQKQLDYYLSEYVGRPTPLYFAENLTRQLGGAKIYLKREDLAHGGAHKINNTIGQALLAKRMGKTRVIAETGAGQHGVATAIACAVLGLKAEVYMGTEDCERQRLNVFRMKLLNAQVHPVETGSKTLKDSINEAFRDWVTNLECTYYLIGSVVGPHPYPMIVRDFQSVIGKELKQQFKQKEGRLPDALVACVGGGSNAMGTFYQFEDDEEVALYGVEAAGEGLETGKHAASLGAGSEGVFHGMLTYVLQDSNGQIQPTSSVSAGLDYPGVGPEHSFLKISKRAQYSSVTDKEAVEAFLALCRSEGILPALESAHAVAYAMKLAPKMKKSQSIVITLSGRGDKDVETIADFMGEKI from the coding sequence ATGAAACTAAGCAATTACCCCGTAGATGGAAAATACGGCAAATACGGCGGCAGGTTCGTCCCCGAAATCCTCATGGAAGCAATCAACGAGCTTGAAGAAGCATACATAAACGCCAAAAAAGACCCAGAATTCCAAAAACAACTAGACTACTACCTCTCAGAATACGTGGGCAGACCAACACCACTGTACTTTGCAGAAAACCTCACACGCCAACTTGGCGGAGCAAAAATCTACCTTAAACGTGAAGACCTCGCGCACGGCGGAGCACACAAAATCAACAACACCATCGGGCAAGCGCTTCTTGCCAAGCGCATGGGCAAAACTCGCGTCATCGCCGAGACTGGTGCTGGGCAGCATGGAGTGGCAACAGCGATTGCATGTGCTGTTTTGGGGTTGAAGGCTGAAGTTTACATGGGCACCGAAGACTGCGAGCGCCAGCGGCTTAACGTTTTCCGCATGAAGTTGCTGAACGCGCAGGTGCATCCTGTGGAAACGGGCTCCAAAACGCTCAAGGACTCGATTAACGAGGCATTCCGCGACTGGGTAACCAACCTTGAATGCACTTATTACTTGATTGGTTCAGTGGTTGGGCCTCATCCTTACCCGATGATTGTTCGTGATTTCCAGAGCGTAATCGGCAAGGAACTCAAGCAACAGTTTAAGCAGAAAGAAGGAAGGTTGCCTGATGCATTGGTGGCTTGTGTGGGCGGCGGAAGCAACGCAATGGGCACGTTCTACCAGTTTGAGGATGACGAGGAGGTGGCGCTCTACGGGGTGGAAGCTGCGGGTGAAGGCTTAGAAACAGGCAAACATGCTGCGTCGCTTGGTGCAGGTTCAGAAGGCGTCTTTCATGGCATGTTAACTTACGTGCTGCAAGACAGCAACGGGCAGATTCAGCCTACCAGCAGCGTTTCTGCAGGCTTAGACTACCCAGGCGTTGGTCCAGAGCATTCTTTTCTGAAAATTTCCAAGCGCGCGCAGTATTCTTCTGTGACTGATAAGGAAGCTGTGGAGGCTTTTTTGGCTCTTTGCAGGTCAGAGGGGATTTTGCCTGCGTTGGAATCTGCACATGCCGTAGCGTACGCGATGAAGCTTGCGCCAAAAATGAAAAAGAGCCAATCGATTGTTATTACCCTGTCTGGGCGCGGAGACAAGGACGTGGAAACAATCGCTGATTTTATGGGTGAAAAAATATGA